Genomic segment of Coffea arabica cultivar ET-39 chromosome 1e, Coffea Arabica ET-39 HiFi, whole genome shotgun sequence:
ATTGTGCAAATAGAAAATTATTGCAACAAGTACAAAAGGTTGGGAAACCATGAGTAATGACCAATCTTGAGATTACGTGAGCAAAATTTTGGTTGGTAAAAGTCGATTGGACTAGGGCTACTGAATCCCATCTTGTTCACATAGGAAGCCTGCGTCTTGTGCCTGTAGAGATGTGGTTTTAAAGCATGTTTGGGGTGCCTTCTGTGTTCCTCaatcttcttttgtctttaTGTATGGATTTTGCCTTTCTGTTTCATTTGTTCCCTGAAAACCTACCTGCATGATTTGGCCTGACGTTGAAGTGCATCGGCCATGTTTCTGCAGTCAACATATAATAGATGCAAGCCTGAGTTAGCATGTGCCAGCAACGCTTCAGAGAGCATGCCGAATTCCTCTTTGTCTTGTTCATCTTTTGGAGCGATTACTGGCATCGACTCCTCTGTGGAATGCGAGTGGAGTGAACATATGTGCCCTGATGGATGCCCATATTATTACAATTGCGTAACAAGCGAGAGCAGGGTAAAAAGCATAGAAGTATTTTATTTAGTACATTATGATGGAAGGTGTTTGGTCGTCATTTCCTTAACATGCCTCTttaatgtttcttgaattgtttGTTTTAGTGGGAGAAACCTGAGGAGTATGCACTGTATGAACGGCAGCTTCTAAAGCTGGAGGAGCAGCCACAGGTACAGATTTCGCATTAAGAGGTCGTTTGTACCGAAAAGATTTGTCAGTGTGTAGTGTAGTGTAGGTCTTACTATATAATCAGGTGTTTCCTTCCGCTCAGCATCTCCTCCAATACAATATGTAGCCTTCCTTTTTTATGCCAGTAGTGTGTATGACCATTGAACTGGGAGGTTGGGTGCTGAATTGGATTACTATGgcaaatatattatattatattgttATGCCGCTGTTACACTTTTCTGAAAGAAAATGGGATTGGAACCTTTCCAGCTCACACAGAGAGCCCAGTTCATTTCGAAAGTGCgtaacagaaaaatcatggacaTGTGGATGGACATGGCCGCCACCAGGTGGGTGGGTGGGTACGTCCATGTCTTGTTTGCAGGCGTTGAAGCAAAAGCTTAGGAGTCGCTGTATTCTCCAGATTCTGCAAGAGCAGAATCTGGCCACAGAGCCAAACAAGGAGTCGAAATGGGAAAGAAATTCTTTCTGCTTGCTTTGGTGAATGGAATCAATGAGAGGGGACCGGCCAAATGTGAATTCTGATGCGGGGCCAGAAGAGGAGAATCTTTCGTCAAATCTATTACAAAATTCTGAACGCATGGATTCGGCAAATCTATTATCggcatccatccatccatcgtCGTCGTCGGTCTTTCCTAACGCTTACTATTGGCATATTTGCGTCCTACGCACTAATATATCTATGTATTTATATACAACGAGGGCCTTAATTCTGATACCTTCCCGTAAGAAGCTTCTGCTGCTAATTAAGGATGAACAAATTACCAGGCAAAAAAGTAGCAGCAGCATAAACAAAAGGCCTTTTGGTTTGGGTGGAATAACATATCATACAAGTAGGAGTAGTAGCATGTCAGAGGGATACGCGTCACTGGGAGAATGAGAAACCTCAGAGGAGGTTCCATTGAGATTGATGGGTACAGAATCAAGGTTCGAAGTGGCGGTCGCGGTCACCTGGACCACATTTGTCTCGCTATATTGGTTGCTTTTTCGATGAAGcgtaaatttttgaaatatttaatattttaaaaattataaaaaaaaatatgataaataaaaatttagtaaaaataataatatttggaGTTGATTCGATACGATTCAATCTTTTCTATTCGTCTCAAAGACAATTCATTGTCACGGAATCATCTTATTATTCTGATTACTTCCCGCAAGAAGCTTCTGCTGCTAATTTAAGGATGAACAAATTACCTTTTGCTCAAAAAAGGCCTTTTGGTTTGGGTGGAGTAGTAGTAGTACTTACTTACTAGCATAGTTGTCAAAATCGCGATCCGaatcgtaggatcgtacgatcctacgatccggatAACCAAAATCGATTCGGATCGTATTCAGAGTCGCAAATCATATTAATTTCTGTAGGATCGCATAGAATCGTAGCAGAATCGGTAGGATCGTGTAGGATCGTAGGATCGGTAGGATCCtacaatttttttgtaaatttatgaTATACGAAGCTCCATTTTACaagtaaatgaaaatatttgtggtatatttgtaatttatcaaagaatTGCAACCTTTAATTGCAATTAGGAACTTTTGGTAGGATTTTACGATTTTCCGATCCTGTGAAACTAAAATCGATCCTACGTAGGATCCCGATTTTACAAACCTTGCTTACTAGTACTCTTCCCTCTTACCACTGCTTCAAATTGACCAAATTCTGATCAACTTGAAGTGATAACGCTCTATATCTTGAGCTAACTACTACTCcacttgcttttttttttttttttccaacagaACGTCGGCAAATCCGCGAATGCGCATGTATCATTTTTTCAACAGAACGTCTCCGGTCGCGGTCACTTGCACCACATTTGTCTCGCTATATATATTGATGGCGGTCTCCACGAAAcgttaaattttgaaatatttaatattttaacaattataaaaaaatatgataaataaaaataataaattttgataaaaataataacGAAAAGCCTCAGTTTCTGTCGGCCGAATGTTTCATTATCGCATCGTGGAGGTGGTGAGAGCCCACGAATACTTGCAGTTTGGAGTCTGACGGTGATGGActactctttattcttttttgaTGATTCATTGTTCGTTCCTAGCACAGTTGAGTTGGTTGGTTGGTTGGTTGGACACGTCTTGACtctttaaataaataaaataaataattgacGACACGTTGCTCAAAGAGGGCTGTCAGTTAATTACAGTTACTAATCAAATATGGGAGTTGAAGAGCTCTTTTATTTATCATCTACGTCAAATGGTCGGTCGATGGTGACCAGACCAAACAAGGAGGACAACCGATTCTCGACTCGTCGAAGCGATTTTGTGATCCTTATCTATCccacaataaataaataaaaaaaaataaaatcctcAATACGTATGTGTAACTGAAATCCAGTATAAGGGCTGCAACTTTCGTCTTTTTTCACTTTGCCTCCCTGAAAGTTAAAATTGTGCCACCTCTCTTCCTCAATATTCTCAATCAACTGCAATCATCGATCGAGCCGGATGACCTATTTTGTGTCCGATTATGTACGACTCACATGATCTCATGAATATCATCGACTTGAAACAATTTGTATGCCCCTCGGCCGAACAAAAACATATGCAAAAGCTAGACAATTTGGCGGAGTTGCCGTCTTCCTCTgaaaaatttctattttgagTATGATAGAATACGTAAGTTGAAGGGGATTTATTGCATTTATATGGCACTATTACCACAGAATGAATTCTCAAAGAATGAGAATCTTAATCAAAAGTAAAATGCGTTAATCCTTTTCCTACAAGTTACGTACAAAAGAGGAATTGAAAGTGTGcctcatccatttttttcagATTCATGGAATGTTGAAGATGCAGTAGCAGGTCCAGGTGGTCTTTTTAAGTTAAAGAGCCCTTTGTCTTGCCGGACGGctcttttaattcttttttccgCGGGACCGACATTCATACCCATAATCCATCATTCAGATAAGCAGCGCAGCgccaacaaacaaacaaaatttacTCCATAATAAATTTAAGTGCttcggaattttttttttttacaaatttttacaaagaaaaaaaaaacctcaaacTTTACTCATTATTCATATGAACACTAGGGGAGAAGCTGCACAATGCGCTGGAGTGAATACCTGTGTTATAATTTGCTAAGCATCATGAGATTAAAAGAGTAAAAAAtactgagtgtgtttggattgtaagttatttgtccaaatatatttgcttacatcaccattacaatttctaatacacctttttatctttccaattacctttttatctcacatacatcacatcacaaaaagtgctatagtaaaaatatctcaaataacttacaatccaaacacacaggAATGGGATAGGCAGCCACGGATTTAAGGGGGGGCtggtgggggcttaagccccccccaagccgccggaaaaccccctatatagAAGGGGATTCCGGCGGCCAGCCCAGCCCAGCCCAGCCCCCCCACGGTGATCCAGATCTACCATCCTCCATGGCTCCATGAATGCTGCAGAGGAAGTGAAGAAGAGCTGGAAAGCCGCTGCCGTGCTGACTGCTGAGGAAGAAGATGACCCatttcattttgaatttttttttttgccctctaaatacaaaacgacgtcgtttcaCTTTTAGTGGAACGACGTCGTTTTGTATAatgagggggaaaaaaaatacaTCACTGATGCAAAAGCACGCCGCCAGTGCCAAAGGGCAAACAAGACTCCAACTCCAAGAAGAAGACGCCAGgctccaagaactccaagaagctTCAGTTGAGATTCTACCATCCTGCTTCAAGCCTTCAATTCAAGGCTCCAAGACTCCAACTCTCCACCATTCCATTCACATAAATCTTTTAGGTTAGTTTTTTGGTTTAAATTACAATATTCATCtttatatttttgttaattatatgcttaaattatttttgaattttgagtatcttgatattaatttgattaagattaatttttatttagtttatgTTAATGTAATTTaagaatttgaaagattacattaaaaaatttaatgatattaaatttaaattagaaattagtttagaaATTGTATAGATTTTAGGTTGtatttagtttttaaaattttgttagttttatatttgaaattttaagaattaattatgtgaattagaaattttgaatgtaaatataaattcaaaattttatgagATTGAATTAGAGATTATATGGGTATTTAGTTGTaccttattttaactttttgataattttatatAATGAATTTTATAAATTGAGAAATATAAGTAATATGAATTTATTATTAAATTAaagaattatttatatgaattttaaattaattgattattgaattgcataattttattgaatttaaccACAATTATTTAATTGTGACAGAAAATGGAGAGATTCTTTAAACCTAAATGAGTCCGTAGTGGTGAATCTTCAAATGAGCCTAATATTAGTGAACCAGTTCAAAATCAATCTTGTGTGGAATTGAATTTAAATGATATTGTTAGTGATCCGGGATTACGAAAATCAGTTGAGAAATTTGATATTTCTCTTCGAGACCATGTCCGAAGAGAGTATTTGACCAGGGGACCTTGCCAACCGATTGGCCATATGTATCCAAAAACATCATTTGGTAAACAACATAGAAGTTTCCAAGATAGTTGGTATCAAAAGTTTGTATGGTTAGAGTATAGCATATCGAAAGATGCGGCGTTTTACTTTTGGtgcttttttttcaaaacacaaaataaggGAGGTCGATATGCAGAGGATGCCTTTACAAAAACGGGATTCAATAATTGGAAAAAGGCAATGGAAAGATTTAATGAACATATTGGAGCTGTGAATAGTTGCCATAATGATGCTAGAATACAGTTTGAAAGTTTTCAAGATCAAAGGCATAGTGTGTCAAATGTGCTACGATCTTGTGGGTGCGAAATAGATATTGCATATCGCACCCATTTAACTGCTGCTCTGGATGTGACCCGCTTTTTTTTGAAGCAATGATTGACTTTTCGTGGAAATGATGAGTCAACTAGTTCTTCAAATAGAGgcaattttcttgaattgtttgAGTGGTATAGCCAGCGAAATACTGAGATTTTTGAGGTTGTAAATCAAAAATGCTCCTGCAAATAATCAACTAACTTCTCCAATAATTCAAAAAGATCTGGCACATGCTTGTGCCTCAGAGATCACAAGTGTTATAATCAATGATATTGGAGACAATTATTTTTCCCTAATAGTTGATGAGTCTCGAGACAGTTCAGTGAAAGAGCAAATGGGAGTTGTTTTGAGATATGTGAACAAAGAAGGGCGTGTGATTGAACGTTTCCTTGCAATTGTACATGTGTCTGACACCACATCTCTTTGTTTGAAAGATGCAATTGATTCTTTATTCGCGCAACACGGATTATCATTATCCAAATTGAGAGGTCAAGGATATGATGGAGCTTCAAATATGCGAGGTGAGTTCAATGGTTTGAAGGCCCTTATATTACAAGAAAATTCCTATGCGATGTATATTCACTGTTTTGCTCACCAACTCCAGTTAGTTATTGTTGCTGTTGCTAAGGGAAATATCATTATCAGTGAATTCTTTGTCTATGTCTCTATGATTGTCAATTTAACTGGAGCATCATGTAAAAGGAGAGATCAATTAAGACAAATAGAACATGATAAGATTGTTACACTTTTAGACAGTGGAGATATTATTAGTGGAAAAggcaaaaatcaagaaactagTTTAGTAAGACCAGGGGATACTCGTTGGGGATCACACTATCTAACATTACTTCGTCTATCCTCTATGTGGGCTTCGGTGATTGGAATATTGGGAAATATACAAGATGATGCCACCACTTCTGACAATAGAGGTATGGCCAGGGGTTTGATTGATAGAATGAATGATTATGAGTTTGTTTTTGCATTGCACCTGATGAAGTATTTATTGGGAATCACAAATGACTTGTCACTTGTTTTGCAACAAAGGGATCAAAATATTGTCCAAGCCATGAGTTTGATTGATACTATGAAATCTCAATTGCAAGACTTTAGGGAAGAGGGATGGCAAATAATTTTAGATGAAGTCAacaatttttgtgagttgaatatGATTCCCGTGATTGATATGGAAGACAGTATAGCAATCCGTGGCAATGCCAGGCGCAGTCGCAGAGGTCAAACCATCACTAATTTTCATCATTATCGCGTGGAAATTTTTTGTGAGgtattatttttgaaattattatttcattacATTTGTTACTTGTTAGCAGATTTTCTtagttattaattttattattgttgtgATGTCAGGTTGTTGATTTAATTATACAAGTGATGAATAATCGTTTCTCGGAAGTTAGCACGGAATTGCTTAGTTGCATAGCATGTCTTGATCCAAAAAGTTCTTTCTCTCAATTCAATGTGCAGAAACTACTCCGTCTTGCTGATTTATATCCTGAAGACTTCTCAAGTAACGATATTTATATCTTGAGTCTCAACTTcgaaattatatttataatgtGCAACGCGATCCTCAATTTTCAGAAGTTGGAGATTTGGGAAGTCTTGCTCAACAAATGGTTAAAACTGGTAAAAATACAGTTTTTCCATTGGTTTATCGTCTGATCCAGTTGGCATTAGTTCTACCAGTTGCGACTGCTTCTGTTGAAAGAGTATTTTCTGCAATGAATATTGTCAAGACTGATTTGCGCAACAAAATGGGAGACGAGTGGATGAATGACTGTCTGGTTGTATACAtcgagaaaaatatttttgcaacaATTGAAAATGAGCAAATATTGCAGCGTTTTCAACGGATGAAGACTCGCAGAATGCAATTGCCTCCTCTTCGTTATTCGAGTGCAACAACTACCAATATTTCAAGTGTTAATCAATAACAAATTTTTgggtatgtataattatatatttttattatttttataattattgattctaaattttacttattaaatatatttatttcgtcacaaaaaaatttttaatacacttcagcccccaaaaataaatttctggctCCGTCCCTGGGGATAGGGATAGGACTCCACCGACCCCAATCCTTTTCCTACAGGTTACGTACAAAAGAGGAAGGCCACGAATTGAAAGCgcctcatccattttttttttttagattcgaTGATTGATGGAATGTTGTAGATGCAGTAGCATCTCCGGTCCAGGTGGTCTTTTTAAGTTAAAGAGCTCTTTGTCTTGTCGGACGGctcttttaattcttttttccgCGGGACCAACATTCATACACATAATCCATCATTCAGATAAGCAGCGCAGCGCCGACAAACACCACAAAATTTACTCCATAATAAATTTAAGAGCttcggaatttttttttaaaaattttttacaaagaaaaaaaaaacctcaaacTTTACTCATTATTCATATGAACATGCTCAAATTTGCGTTACGATGCTCAAATTTGCAGCTTGCAAGCAGGACAGGAcaccaaataaaataaaaaagagaaggCAAAGTTAAACAAAGAGTACTGGCTTGGGGTTtttgggggtgggggggggggggaatttaCATACATGCTAGTAGTACTAATATATTATATGTACtaggaaaataataaaatataatttaagaCTTTGTGACTCAATAAACAAAAGTGAGGTGAGAAATCCCATTAGCCTCCTCATTCCATTCCACGTTGACCATAAGTTTCCCCTCCTCACCCGACCACTGGAATCCAGTTTCAGCGCCGCTCAAGTAACACTTCTCCGGCGGCACGCTAGAATAGGCTAAGAAATTCCCTCCGCCCTTAACTTCAACATCCACGACGCCCGAGTCCTTATGCTCCAGGGCCCGAACGGTCCCTCCGCTGTTAAACATGTCGGTGAGGCCGATGGGGGCGAATTTGGTGCCCCCACCAAGACCAAGCTCCTTGGTGGGAACAAAGCTGTAAATCTCGAAGGAGGAAGGTTCGATCGTGATTTCAGCTGCAGGAGAAGCGGGGTTGGTCAAGAATAATTTCCCGGCCTGGCTTAGGTAGACCGCGTATTCCTGTGCCTCGCCCATTTCGGAGGCTTCCTTGGTTTCTCCCCATTCAATTTCGGCGACGTGAACCCAACCGGACATGGGCTTGTAGCACTCGGAGTGACCCCTGATCCTCTGTTCTTTGGGGTCCCAACCAGCTCCTTGGCAGTTGAATGCGCCAATCACGCCTCCAAACTGTCAAAGCATCACCAAccaatcaaaattataaaaattccaGTTTAAGCTTTTTTTACTCCTCCTAAATTGCTCAAATTGATGAGGAGTCAAGAAGAGTACCCTGTTGAAGTTCCAGATCTTGAGAATGGTCTTTCCATCAAAGAGTGGATTCTTGAAGAGGCAGTCTCTGGTTGGAAGAGCGAAATGCTGGCACTTAGGAATGGTACCGTCGGGGTAGACCAGCTTCTTCAGGAGGTCAAAATCATGACCCCCTACGGAGTCGCTCACGTAAACGGGTCCCCCGCAGATGGCCCTGGAGCCTGCGTGGAATTTTGCGCACAGATGATCCGACTGGAACATGTCCCAGTCGGGTTGTATCATCTGACCCATCCACATGCTGTTGTAGGCGCAGTGGATCATATGAACGCCCTGTAACCAGTACGCCCCGTTGGGATCACCATTTGGATCTTGGAACCAGAAATCGTCCCCTGCCTCATCAGCCAGCCGATcgatcaatcaatcaatcaatcaatcaaatcaGTGcgcaaccttttttttttcttttcagtaACTTAACATTTACttatataatcaaaagaaatcAGGGCGTAAGCAGATACTAGTACTACTGTAACTGCTTCCAGTCTTCCACCACGTACCACGAAGCCAAAGcgatgataataataatacgtCTACATGGATTCCAATGAAATtcattgagagagagagagctttgGTAgaattttgcttcttttttttttttaattttaatattaaaaaaaaattaaacatactCCATTATTCCATTCACCTCTACCAGTCAGTCACCAGCTAGTGAATAAATAATGCACTGAAAGAAAATCGGGTCGAGAATGGAATCCGGCCCTTACCGACTCTTCCGAAGGATATCTGACGTGTTCCCAGCAAGAAGAAGTCGTTGCACTGCTGCATGCTGGAGATGAGACCGGTGCCATTGAAGTTGTTCGCCAGTGACTTCGACAATCCGTCATAGTAAGCCTTTGCAAGTTCTACCCGTCCTCCGTATTCCTCGCACACGTATTCCAGCGTCTGATCACCATCATGCACCGTGAGTACGAGGATCATGCATCGtcgaagaagaaagaaagcaaaattGTAATAAATTTCTGCTACCACTTACGTGAATGACGTCCACTTTGACCCCCGTTATTCCAGCTTGGGACAAGTGAGAGTACATGGAGTGGTAGAAGTCATGGACTTGATCAGGATGGACCAGCCCAATTCCACCTTCCACAATTTTGACCACTGCCAGATCGGTCATGGTTCCATCGAGCCCTGGAGAAGTCTTGCATGGAATgaccttggactccaagtgggtGGTTCCGGGCCTCACCCCTCCCCATGCTCCACACAGGGCATGCCACACGTAGATGTCGTCCAACCCTTTAAAGCATGATCTCAAGTCCCCCGTGAACGCCTTCATTCCCAAATTCTCCGACTCCGATTCCCGGCACGAGCAGCGGCAGCAGCTTCCACGTGACTTCTTGTCCTCCTCCGGCTCCACCTCCTCCTCTCCCCCGAACATCTCCTCCAACTCATTCTTCAATCTCTCTATACGAGACTCCAATTCCCATAACTCAGAAGCGGCCCCAGCCTTGTCGCGAGCCTTCTCAGCTTGCTCTATCTCGATGGCCTTCGAAATCAACTTCTTTGGCCTCTTCGGGTCAAAACGAGGACGATTAGCACCCAACATCGACCCCCCTCTGTACTTCCTGAATTTCTCACCTTCGTCCAGCCTGTGCAGCCTGGCCGTCATTTGAGTCCCTCCCAGGACGAGATTTTTCGCATCCTCCTGGGGGCTCTGGCCATCCAGATTGATACTTTGCCAGCCGTCGTCAATGATTACAAACCTTGGGGGGAGTCCTCCGTCGGCAAATTCCTTCACCCCGTGCCAGACGCCCGCGGGGTCTACGGTTAAGTAGAAGGCATCCCAAGTGCACCATCCAAATTTATTGACGATGGGTGGGACTGACTTCTCTTCCAAGAGCTTGAAGGTATTGAGATGGACTCGAACCGCAGCGTAAGCCTCTCTCATCAACTCGTAGGGATTCTCAGACGCGTGAACGTAAGCGATGGCGTCAAAAGACCACGCCTTGACCTGAGTGGAACCGCTTTCTGCACATATCATCACCTGGCCGTCAGCTCCTGGGTGAAGCGCGGACCTGAATTTCCCTTCAATTATCGGAATAATGATCACGTATGATCTTATCTCGGGCACATCCAAGAGCACCCACTGGGTTTCCATCTGCAAGTCGGAGCCGGAGCTTCCGACCCATTGAGTGGACCACCAAGTCTTGAACCTGAAAATGCTGAGGAAATCCCTGCCACTGAACTTGCCTAGGGAGTTCATCAACCTGTCCGAGGATGATGCTTGGTCCTTACTAAAACCCAGGAAGCCACCCTTGTGGGAAGATTTCAGCACTCGCTGATACAGGGGACGGGGTGCACCGGCGGAAGAGGACGAGGGGGATTTGGATATTGACGAAAAACTCTTCAGAGTGACGTTGCCTGGGACTTCAAAAAGTAGCGGCACACTGTTAACCAAAAGCTTGCCATCCGAGAGATCAAACCAGTCGTCCTTGTTGCATTTCAGGACATTGAAGATTGGATTGACGGGATCGTTTGGGGGTGCCATCACGTGTGCTGAGAAATCAGAAAACAAAGACAGGGACACAGATTGAGATATAACGACCGCGTTTTGTTGGTGAGATTGGACAGGGACAAAGGATTTTACTAGGCGCtatatcttatttcggattgaGAAGGCCGGAGCAGGAGTAGTATTCTGACGCGGGGACTGGCAGAGAAACGAGGAGCTGTTCTTTGATCGACAATCGACGGAGAAAATATGTAAAAAGTTTCCTATGCTTAAAAAGGAGCGAGTACAAATGGCAAACGATCGAAACGAAGAGATTAAGTAGTGGCTGGTTGAGTTCATAGAGAGATTCAACTTACGGACGAAGAATGAAAGGGAGGAGAAGCGCACAGCAGGTTTATATAGAGGCAGACAAAGCTATGCTATGCATGATgatgtgtttttgttttgtgcaTGATGATGGTGCTTGTTTTGTGCGGGAAGGAATGACGGCTGGCCGGGTGTCCAGTTAAGAGGTTGGGCGGTTGGAGATGATGAAACTGGCCCGCgttctttctcctttttgggTGGTTTCATCTGTTTTCTGCGGGTGCGGGTGCGGGTGCGGGtgccactttatggattattcttttcttttattggtTTGAATTCTTCTTTTTAACATTTGGATAATTTCaagaggtttttgacaatttcgcATGTCTCCCATCAACTTCTGAAAATCTCACATATCTCCCCTGACACAAAATTAACAATTCCTAAAAAATGTGTGGCGAATTGTCTTCAACAAATTGGTGCAAATTTCTCCTCCAAACTCAAATgacttaatttttttaaagttttttattttggcCTTTTATATTTAGTTGAGTTACTTTGCAAATTTAGCTGCTGGTTAATCTGATCATCTAAACTTTGCTAATGCATCTGCTacatatttttgaaatttacctccagacttttgctttttatttgcCAAGTTTTAATTCATTTAAAAGTTTGTCAAAACAAATGGTTGCAACAATTAGTaagggcatttttttttttttttgcaccaaATTAGATTCTCTCTTCAACGATTAATTTTctattcatatatatatttttttaatttgggcTTACACGCTATATAAACATTCCAAATAAGAGAGCTAAGTCagatttttaaaaattgaagggAGCTGAATGCAATTGCTAATAATCTCAagggagatttctgaaattatccattTAAGATTCGGATATTGCCCAGTACTCCGTACAATACAACTGCCGCTCACCACAGGACATGTGGTTCTCCCAACCCCGGGAAATTAATTGACTTGGAATTCTCAGATATTCCCTGAAAACGATCGCACAAGCACACCCGATCAATCCAAGGATGCATCGTATCATATCATGCTGACTACTTACTCCTCGATTGTAGTATCCcgtattgtattttttttttatgcgtATTATTTCCTTACGGGGATTAAACAATTATCAAGTATTTTAATGTCATTAACTAATTGGTACTCTCTAATAATATATAGTTAGTAG
This window contains:
- the LOC113735810 gene encoding stachyose synthase-like; amino-acid sequence: MAPPNDPVNPIFNVLKCNKDDWFDLSDGKLLVNSVPLLFEVPGNVTLKSFSSISKSPSSSSAGAPRPLYQRVLKSSHKGGFLGFSKDQASSSDRLMNSLGKFSGRDFLSIFRFKTWWSTQWVGSSGSDLQMETQWVLLDVPEIRSYVIIIPIIEGKFRSALHPGADGQVMICAESGSTQVKAWSFDAIAYVHASENPYELMREAYAAVRVHLNTFKLLEEKSVPPIVNKFGWCTWDAFYLTVDPAGVWHGVKEFADGGLPPRFVIIDDGWQSINLDGQSPQEDAKNLVLGGTQMTARLHRLDEGEKFRKYRGGSMLGANRPRFDPKRPKKLISKAIEIEQAEKARDKAGAASELWELESRIERLKNELEEMFGGEEEVEPEEDKKSRGSCCRCSCRESESENLGMKAFTGDLRSCFKGLDDIYVWHALCGAWGGVRPGTTHLESKVIPCKTSPGLDGTMTDLAVVKIVEGGIGLVHPDQVHDFYHSMYSHLSQAGITGVKVDVIHTLEYVCEEYGGRVELAKAYYDGLSKSLANNFNGTGLISSMQQCNDFFLLGTRQISFGRVGDDFWFQDPNGDPNGAYWLQGVHMIHCAYNSMWMGQMIQPDWDMFQSDHLCAKFHAGSRAICGGPVYVSDSVGGHDFDLLKKLVYPDGTIPKCQHFALPTRDCLFKNPLFDGKTILKIWNFNRFGGVIGAFNCQGAGWDPKEQRIRGHSECYKPMSGWVHVAEIEWGETKEASEMGEAQEYAVYLSQAGKLFLTNPASPAAEITIEPSSFEIYSFVPTKELGLGGGTKFAPIGLTDMFNSGGTVRALEHKDSGVVDVEVKGGGNFLAYSSVPPEKCYLSGAETGFQWSGEEGKLMVNVEWNEEANGISHLTFVY